GGCCTGCGTGTCTTCCTGCAAAGTCACATTCAGGCTGGTGGTAGCGCCCATAACGGGCACCTCCCGGCGCTGAAACCCTACGTAACTCAGCACCAGCGTGCTGCCCTCGGGGACAGAAATGGAATAATTACCGTTGGCATCGGTGGAGGTGCCGCGGGTGGTGCCTTTCACAACTACCGTTACGCCGGGCAACCCGTCGCCGTTAGGCTGGGTTACGCGTCCGGCCACGGTCACATCGGCCGCCGATGCCTGCACCAGCGCCATTGGGCTTAGGCTGGCAGGTAGTGCGGCCTTGGCCGGCACTACCAGGGTGGGCCACCCGCAGGCGGCCACCAGAGCGGCTCGCCGGAGCAGCAGATAAGAAGTAGAGGGTTGGGACATTTACGTGGGTTTGGGATTGGTAAGGGAAAATCAAAAAAACAAGCATGCCGGTCGGGGCCGGGCAGCACTTGGAAGTGCTAGTTAGCCGTGGAGCCGGCCCGGGGAACCGGGCCCGCCGGAGCGGAAGCGCGGGCGGCGGGCTCTGTGTAGCGAAAGCGGGCCGTCTGGTCGCCTACGCGCAAAGTGAAGTAGCCATTTTCCAGTTGGGGGCGGCCCTGCGCATCGGGGTAGCTCAGGTGCTGTATGGGGTTGATGATAAAGCTCATTTCCCGGCTCTGTCCAGGTGTAAACTCCTGCTTGTCAAAATGTTTTAGCAGCTTCACCGGGCGGGTGATGCGGCCCACCTCATCCGTCAGAAACCAGAGCACGGCTTCCTTACCGGGCATCGTGCCTGTATTGGTTACCGTCACTTGGGCTCGGATGGTACCGGTTGCGCTAATCAGCGTATCGGAGAGCTGCAGGTTGCTGTACTGGTAGGTGGTATAGCTCAGGCCCTGGCCAAACTCCGTGAGCATGGCGGCCTGGTACTTAGGCCCCCGGTTTTCAAAGCCGGCGCCAAAGTCACTCAGCTCCAGGCTATTCTCGTTGTTGTCGTGGTGGTAGTTGGAGATGTGACCGGCAAACTGCGGATAGGTGAAGGGCAGCTTGCCGCTGAAATTGGCCCGGCCACTCAGCAGCGCGGCCAGAGCCTCGCCCCCACCAAAGCCCGGAAGCCCGCCCCACACAATGGCCCGCGCCTTTTCGGCCACCGGCCGAATGATGCTGGGACGGCCACCGATAACCACCAATATGGTGGGACGGCCGCTGGCCTGGGTGGTTTGCACCAGCTGTATCTGATCTTCGGGCAGGGTTAGGTCGCTGGTGTTGCCCAGGCCCTCGGTGTAGGGTTTCTCGCCAATGGCTACTACTACGGCATCGGCGCGGCGGGCCGCCGCCGCAATGCCCGCCAGTTGCAGCTGGCCTTTGGCATTGCGGTACGGTACCATTTCCACCTTTGCACTCGGATATTCACGCTGCAGGGCGCCCACAATCGTTTGCACCTCGCGCGGGTATTCACTTTCGGGGCGCCCCTGCCAGGCCAGCGTCCAGCCACCAGCCAGGTTGGCGCGGGAATCAGCGGAAGGGCCTACTACCAGCAGGCGCTTCACTTTTTCCTTGCTTAAGGGCAGCGTATTCTGCTCGTTTTTGAGCAACACAAACGTTTCCGTAGCCGCAGCAACGGCTTGTTGCTTGAGGGCGGGGTCGCCGATACGATTGAGGCGGTCGGCGCGGGGCATGGGGTTTTCAAACAAGCCCAAATCATCCTTCAGCTGCAGTACACGGCCGGCCGAGAGGTTGATGCGCTCCTCCGTCAGGCGTCCTTCCTGCACCAGCTCTTTTACCAGGCGGCAGAAGGTAGTAGTATAGGGCGTCATGGCCATATCCACGCCAGCATCTACGGCCATAAAGGTGGCTTCCTTCTCATTGGCGGCTACTTTCTGTATCCGCACCAGCCGGATAATGTCTTCCCAGTCGGTAACGGCTACGCCCTTAAAGCCCATTTGCGTGCGCAGCAAGTCAGTAAGGATGGCTTTGGAAGCATGCACCGGCTCGCCATTGATTTCGCCGGAGTTAATCATGATGGTTTTCAGTTCGGCATCCATAGCGGCCTGAAACGAAGGGCGGAAAAACTCCTGCAGGCGCTGGTCGGAAATCATGGCGTTGGTCCGGTCCCAGCCATTGCGCGGATCGGAGTAGCCCAGGAAGTGCTTGCCGCAGGCCCCTACTTTATAGGGGAGGATTTCCTTGTTTTCCTGCAGCTCCCGCACAAAGGCTGCGCCCATAGCAGAAGCCACTAAGGGGTCTTCGCCGTAGGTTTCGTAGAAACGCGGCCAGTAAGCATTCACGCCCAAATCCAGCACCGGCGCAAACACCCAGTGGTGGCCCAGGTCGGCGGACTCCAGCACCGTGGCGCGGGCCGTTTGCCGGGCCAGTTCAGGGTTGAAAGATGCGCCCAGGTTGAGGTTGTGCGGGAAGATGGCGGTGCCGGCTACGTAGCTGGCCCCGTGCATATGATCGATACCGTAGATAATGGGAATGTGCAGGCGCGACTCCCGCATGGCTATCCGCTGCAGGGCTGCAGAATAGGCCAGCCACTGCCGGGCCGGTACTGCTTCCCCGTTCAGGAAAGAGCCAATATGAAACTGCCGGACCAGCGCCGTTACCTTGGCCGAATCCAGCACCACATCCCGCTGCACCCCGGTAGTATTAATAACCGTGTTGGCAAGCTGGGTCATCTGCCCAATTTTCTCCTCCAGCGTCATCTGACTCAGCAGTTGCTGCACGCGGGGGCTCCATTGAGGAGCAGCGGCCGGAGTGTTCACGGAAGCAGTAGCTGAGCTGGGTATAGCGGTAGCAGTAGCCGGAACGGCGGGCCGCTGGCATGCCCACAACCCGCCGGTGCAAAGTGCCACGGCGAGTAGATACCGGGAAGAGGTGTGCAGGTGGGAGCGGACGCCCGACGAAAGCCGGCGGCTACTCCAAAGCACTGACTTGTGGGGAGTCAAGGAAGGCTTCATAGATAGGTGGGATGACCAAATATACCAGAGCTTGTTGGGCAAATGCAAGCCCTAAAACCTTCTAATCAAGCCAGAAACAGGGTTTTTTAGTTTACATCACAAAAAATCGTTACGCTTATATCACACGCTTACTTACCCATTTTTTCGTTTAAATGACGCGTTAGCTGCGTTTCCTGGCTAAAGGCAGCACGGCTAAAAAACAATCAAAAAAAGTCGGCAATTGCCCAAATTTTTAATGTTTTATTCTCGCACAGTCCTAAGCAGCACAGTCTTCGTTCTTTTTTAGTCCTGCTCCTCTTCTACCGGCACCGAGTCATCCAATAGCACGTGGGTCCAGCCCTCGTTCACATCATAGTCCGGAACCTGCCGCCGCCGCTGCATTGCATCCAGTACTTTCTGCTGAAAGCTCCAGCAGGTAGCCTGCCGCAGGTCCAGCACCCGCGACAATTCCTGTGAGGAGTAGTTGCCTTTATGGGTATGAATCAGAAACACAGCGTACAAAGCCTTCACAATGGAGAACTTGCACTTCTGAAACAGCGTGTAGGCCGTGGCTGACTCTACGTAGCGGCAGCGCGTGCAGCGGCGGGAATACGGCTCCCGCCCGTCGCAGAACTTCTCGTGGCCGCATTTGCGGCAATGGTAGCCCCGTGCCCATTTCAGATCGGCCAGGTACACCAGGCAGGCCTCCTTATCGGGGTAAATGCGGCTGAACTCGCCAAAATCCACTTCTTTGGATAGCACCCGGGCCGTCTGGCTTTGGTGTAAGTCGCGCTGCAGGTCGGTGTTCAGCTTTTCAATGGCGGCCGACTGCAAAGCCAGCAGCCCATTGGCTTGCAGCAGCTCGCGGTTTTGCGCACTGATGGTATCACTCTGTCGGCGCAGTTCCTCGGTGCGGCGGGCCACCTCCCCTTCCAGCTCAGTGTTCAGCTGGTCTTTCAATTCCTGATTCTGGCGCAGCTGCTCCACCAACCGGTCCTGGGCCTGGTGCTTTTTGTGCAGTTGCTTTACCAGCTTGGCCTGCGCCCGGATGGTGGCATCCTTAATAGCTTTGATTTTCTCACCCAGGGCATAGGACAGCACCACCACTTCTATCACGAAGGCCGCATTCATGCTGTATACCGTGGCGGTATTGGTGAAGGTATTGATACCCAGCTTGCGCAAAATCAGAAAGCCTACGCTAAGCGCTACCAGCGCATGCGCCAACAGGAAAAAGCGGGCGGCCCGCATGCCCATCCGCCATACCCGAAAAGCCGCGTAGTATAGCATACCATAGGGAATCAGGTACAGCCAGAAGCCCCACCCCAGATGCAGCCAGATGGCATCTAGCAGCAATACACACACACTCACCAGCACCACGACGCGCAGCCACTTATCATAGCGGGGCAGGCGCTGCGGCACATCCAGAAACTGCCGGGCATAGTAGCTGAAGGTGAGCAGCAGCAGTATCGGGGACCCCAGAATCACCACCTGGTTTAGTTCGGGCTGATTAGGCCAGAGGTACTGAAATCCTAACCCGTCTTCGGACAGGAAAAGCAGGCTGCAGCTTCCCACATAGAGCACGTAGCGCAGGTAGGTCTGCTCGCCGATAAACAGGTAGATGCACAGATTATAGATAACCATAATCAGCAGCACCCCATAGAAAGCGCCCAGCAGGCCGTACTCAGCCTGAAAATGGTCGGCTAAGGATTGCTCCGTGCGCAGCCGGCTGAGGAAGCTGGTTTTGGACGTTGACTTCAGCCGCAGGTAGTAGGTCTGGGTTTCATTGGCCTGCAGCGGCAGAAAAAACAGAAAGTTTTTATAGGGCAGCTTGCGGGTGGCCAGCGGCAGGTCGGCGCCGGTATAGGACACCAGCGTGGGGTCGGCCACCGGAAAGAAAGCCACCTCATTAATGTGCGAGTCAAACAGCTCCAGGTACCAATGCCGCCGCACTGCTCCCTCTGCCTTCACCTGCAACCGCAACCAATAGGCAGAGTTGGTGTGCTCTATGTTGGTGGCGGTTTTATCGCCCCGCACAAACCGCCGGGCATTGGCCGGCTGCTGCACCTGGGCCAGCGTGAGCTCCCCGGTAGGGTCTTCCAGCACGCCATAACACACCGGATCCACATAAAGCTCTTCCAGGCCGGTGCGCACTCGCAGAGGGTTGATTTGGGCGGCCGCCGGGCTGACCGGAGCTAATGCCAGCAGGAGCAGCAAGCCCAGCCCACTACCGAAAAGCCAGCGCCGCGTGAAGGAAGAAAGATAGAGTTGAATGCCGTGCATGGACTTCCAAGATAAGAAAACACCTGATCAGCCTATTCCACGGCCGCAGCGGAGTTGCCTCCCAGGAACCGCAGCCAGCTTATTTGCTCCACCGGCTGCTCCACCACCAGCTGCACCGTATGCTGCCCCGCCGGGATAGAAGAAGTGGTAAGTGCTATGGTAGTCCAGACGGGGGAGCCGCTGGCCGCAGGCACTACGGCGGTGGCTATTACGGCATCATTCAGGCGGAAAGTAAGCCGGCCCGGCGTGGTGGCGGGCTTCAGCCGTACCTGCAGAGTATAGGACCCGGCTGTGGCAACCTCTACCGTATAGCGCAGCCATTCTCCCGGTGCCAGGCTACTCACCGCGTAGCCATTGGACTGCTGATCGGGAATACGCTCAATGTCTACCCCATCGTTGCGGTAGGCGTCGCCCTGGTTCACGGGGGCGGTGTTGCGGTAATCAGTCCGGGCGGCGTAAGAATCCTGATAGGCAACGCCGGCCCGGCCCATATCATAGTCTACCGCGTGCAGGGTGCCCGGAATGCCCAGCGTAGAAAAGGGAGTACGGGCATCGGCCGGCCGGGTGAGGGCGGCTACCACGTCTTTGTTAATCTGGCACTGGCGGAACTGCACCTGCTGCAGGAGCTTGTGCCGGCCAGCGGCCGTCAGGATGCTGCCGTAGGGCCTGGCGCGCAGCAGGCCGCTGGCGGCATCTACCCGTTTCAGGTTCCAGTGGCACCAACCGATATTCTGGTTATTGAGGCCCTGCACGGCGGTGGCAAACCAGTCGTTGGAGTTTTCGCCGGTTTCGCCTACCCAAACGGGCACCTGGTGCTGGTCGCGGAAGGCTGCCAGGTTATGGATCAGGTTAATTTGATTGGGGTTGGGGTCAGAAGCATCGGGGCTGTTGGAGCACCAGTAGCGGTGGGCATTATAGACCAGGTTGGGGCGCAGCTCGGCGGGCAGTTTATCGGGCGTGAGGTTAGTATACTCGTTGCCGTAGCCGTTGCCCTCCAGCAACACCAGGTGGTTGTCCTGCTGGCCCCGCACCGCCTGCAGCAGCCGCACATACAAGCTGCGCAGCTCCTGGTTATCGTTACTTAGCCCGTGGGCCGCATTCAGGTTGTGGGGCTCGTTGATAAGGTCGTACATAGCCACGCGGGCATCAGTGCGGTAGCGGGCTGCCAGCTGCTGCCACAGGCGCACGGTGGCATCCTGGTATACCAGGCGGCCCCGGGCATCCCGGCGCTTCCACAGGTCCAGCGGCACCATATTATCGTTGATGTTGCGGTCGGTGCCCTGGCCGCCGGGGGCGGCGTGCAGGTCCAGCACCACATACAGGCCGCGGGCGCCGCACCAGCGCAGCACATCATCTATATGGCGGTAGCCTTCCAGATTTCGGTTGGTAAACAGCTGGTTCCGGTCGTTCCAGGCAGCCAGGGAATCGGCGTAGGCCGTAACCGCAGCCGGGTTTTGCAGGGCCCGGAAACGGATGAGGCGCTGCTTAGGCGTCAGAAATAAATCATAGTGCAGTGGCAGGCGCACACAGTTAAAGCCCTGATCAGCCAGAAAATCAATATCTGCTTTGGAAACAAAACGGGACCGGTAGCGGCGGTAAAATTGTTCTACCTTTTTGGCGGGCATGGTACGCAGCAGCGCGGCCTGTATGCGGCCCTGGGAATTCAGCGTATCGGTACCCAGAATATAGCTTTCCTGCAAAAGCCAGCCACCCACGTTTACGCCCCGCAACACTACCTTCTGGCCGGCAGCATTGACCATATCCGGACCTTCGGCCCGCAGGAACTGCTGGGCCGTAGCGCTGCCTAGGAACAGGCTCAGCAGCCAGATACCCATAATGCAACCCACCCGACAACGAAAGCCTAATGGATCCTCAGATAAATAATTGCAGAAGGCCATATCGGTTCGGGTCTTTGCCTGGCATCGGCAAACGTATCCTGAGTGGGGGCTGATAAAGTACCCGTAGCTAAGGAGAAACTGGAAATAAGGAGAGTTCCGCTACCGGGTAAGCTGCTGCCACTGGCTTCTGTTAGTGGAATGCTACAGGGGGAAAGCCAGGCAGCTACCCGGTAAGGGCAGCAACCAAATTTAACACCCTGTGTGCGGGAAATACAAGTAAAAATCAGCCGATAGCCCCTTGAAAAGGCATTTACACTTACATCACCATTACTTTTTATACACGTAAGGCACAACCCCTATCTACTGTATCAGCCTATTTCGCCGCTTTTATTGCTTTGCTGCCCGCCAGGGTGGGCTGATAAAAAACAATGCCGCGCTGTGGGGCACGGCATTGTTTTTTTGCGACGTAAGCTGTTTCAATTACAGTATCTGCCCCAGCCCAAACAGCAGGGTAAAAGCCAGCGTGCTCATGGCCATTTGCTTTAATAACGGGTCAAGCTGCATCGATTCCTGCCGCAGCCACACCTGGCGGGCATTGAAGAAGAACAGCGGCAGCGAAAGCAGAAATAGCCACTGCCAGGGCGAGTGATACGTGAAAGCCACAAACAACACCGCACAGCTGAATCCCAGCAATAAGAGCAGCCAATGGTAGCGGCGCGCCCGCACCGGGCCCAGCCGCACGGGCACGGTAATTTTGCCGGCCAACTCATCAGAACGGATATCCCGGATGTTATTGACGTTGAGCACCGCGGTGGCAAAGCATCCCAGCGCGGCGGCGGGCAGCAATACGGCCAGCGGCAGGGTGCGCGTATGCAGATAATAAGTGCCGCACACGCCCACCAACCCAAAGAAGATAAATACGGACAAGTCGCCGAGGCCGGCGTAGCCGTAGGGCCTGGAGCCGGCCGTGTAATTCACGGCCGCCCAAATAGCGGACAGCCCCATAACGAAGAAGGCCAGGAATACCCAGGCCCCCGCCGTGCCCAGCGCCACCCACAATAGCGCCACGCCTGCCACCAAAGAGGCTGCGCCAAATACGGCCATGCCGCGCTTCATCTGCTGCGGGGTGATGGTGCCGCTCTGCACGGCCCGCTGCGGGCCTTCGCGGTGCACGCTGTCGGCACCGTTCTGGGAGTCGCCGTAGTCGTTGGCCAGGTTGCTTAGTATTTGGAGCAGAATGGTGGTTAGAGCGGCCAGTGCCAGCACCAGCCAGCTAAAGCTGCCGACGGATTTTGCCAGAAAGCTGCCCATGAAAATGCTGGCCAGCGCCAGCGGCAGGGTGCGCGGCCGGAATGCCGAAACCCAGGCCTGGGCCGGGCTGATAGAAGCAGAAGAGCTCAAAACAAGGAATGTACAGAACAAAAAAAGAACGTCATGCTGAGCGAAGTCGAAGCATCTCGCCTGCAATAGTAATTTAAATTACCTGCGGTAGAGATGCTTCGACTTCGCTCAGCATGACGTTCGAAATTAATCGAAGATCTACTTTAAAATATCGGCCACCAGCTCTTCGCTCATGGGCTTTACTTTGGAAGGGTAGAACTTAAGAACGTGCCCCTGCTCATCTACCAGATATTTGCAGAAATTCCAGGTAGGCGCCTCCCCTACCGCACCGTTCTTCGACTTATCAGCGAGGTACTTGAACAGCGGATCCGTGTCGATGCCCTTCACGGAAACCTTGGAGAAAAGCGGGAAGGTTACGCCGTAGTTCTTCTCGCAGAAGGTGGCAATTTCCTGGTTGGTGCCCGGTTCCTGTCCCCCGAAGTTGTTGGCGGGGAAACCCAGCACGGTTACCCGGTCGCCGTACTTCTTGTTCAGCTCTTCCAGCTCCTTGTACTGGGGCGTGTAGCCGCACTCCGAGGCCGTGTTGACAATGAGCAGCTTCTTGCCTTTGTACTGGCTGAGGCTAACGTCTTTGCCATTGATATCCTTCACCGTGTAATCATACACGGTTCCTTGCGCGGTAGCTTCGGTCATGGTAGCGGGAGCGGTAGTTGCGGTTTTAGACGCAGTAGATGAGGAGAAACCACAGGCGGCCATTCCGCCCAGCACAACTAAGAAAAAAGCTTTCATACGGACAGGAAATTCGGGACAGTTCTACGTGGATGGGAATTGTTCTCTCCGCCAACCAGCAACAGCAAGTTATTGTTTTTTCCAGGGAAAGAACAGGGCTTCTTATGGTTGGGCAAGCATTAGGTACGTGGCACCGTCAGCCATTTCTCCAGGTTGGTGGGCTGGTAGGCCAGCATCTTATCAATCAGGCCGGCGGGCGTATCATCCTGCTGCAGCTGGGCGCGGTTTTCGGGGCGTAAGAAGCCCTCGTCCACCATCTTATCCAGGAACTGCAGCTGGTGGTTGTAGAAGCCCTGCACGTTGAACACGCCGCTGGGCTTCTGGTGCAAACCCAGCTGGCCCCAGGTCAGCACTTCAAACAACTCCTCCAGCGTGCCGAAACCGCCCGGCATAGCAATAAAACCTTCAGCCAGGTCGGCCATCAGCAGCTTCCGCTCGTGCATGCTTTTCACCACGTGCAGCTCCGTGAGGCCCATATGCGCCAGCTCCTTATCGGCCAGGAAATCAGGAATAACGCCAATAGACTTCCCGCCATTCCGGATAACGCTGTCGGCTACGGCGCCCATCAGGCCTACGCGGCCGCCGCCGTACACCAGCGTGATGCCACGCCGCACTAGCTCCTTCCCCATCAGGTCGGCTTGCTGGCGGTAAATTTCATTGAAACCGGAGCTTGCCCCACAGTACACGGCAACGCTTTTCATATCAGTCAGTTTTTGAGAAACAGTATTAAATGAAAACTCCCCGGCTGGCTAGCCGGGGAGTTTTTTGTTTTACATGCGCTCAGGCACCGCAATGCCCAGCAGGCCCATACTGGCCTTAATGGTACGGGCCGTTTGCGCCGACAGCGCCACGCGGAAGGCTTTCTTCACCGGGTCTGACTCCACAAAAATGGGTACCTCGGTGTAGAAGCGGTTGTAGGCCTTGGCAATGTCGTAGGCGTATTGCGCCACCACGGCCGGCGAGAAGTTGCGGGCAGCTTCGGCCACTACCGCGGCGTAGCGGCCCAGCTCCTGCACCATCTCCTGCTCGGTTTCGTGCAGACTGCTGAGTGTGCTCAGATCCGTGCTTTCCGACACGCCCTGCTCCAGGGCCTTGCGGCGGATGGCGGAAATACGGGCGTGCGAGTACTGAATGAACGGCCCCGTGTGCCCTTCCAGGCTCACGGACTCCTCGGGGTTGAAGAGCATGCGTTTCTTGGGGTCCACCTTCAGCAGGTAATACTTCAGAGCGCCCAGGCCCAGCATGTGGTAGAGCTGCTCGGCTTGCTCCTCGGTCAGGCCTTCGGTCTTGCCTTTCTCCAGGGTGGCGGCTTTGGCAGCTTCCACTACTTCGCGCACCAACTCGTCGGCGTCCACTACGGTGCCTTCGCGGCTCTTCATCTTGCCGGAGGGCAGGTCTACCATGCCGTAGCTGAGGTGATGGATGGCCTCGGCGTAGGGCTTGCCCAGCTTGTGCAGCACCGCCTTCAGCACCTGCATGTGGTAGTTCTGCTCGTCGGCAATAACGTACACCGAGAGGTCGTAGTGGTAGTCCTGGTACTTCAGCTCGGCGGTGCCCAGGTCCTGGGTGATGTACACCGAGGTGCCATCGGCACGGAGCAGCAGTTTTTCGTCGAGGCCTTCCTCTTTCAGATCCACCCACACGGAGCCGTCTTCCTTCCTGAAGAATACGCCTTTCTGCAGGCCTTCCTCCACGCGCTCCTTGCCCAGCAGATAAGTTTCGGATTCGTAGTAGTACTGGTCGAAATCAACCCCGATGCTTTTGTAGGTTTCGTCGAAGCCTTCGTACACCCAGCCGTTCATCTGCTTCCAGAGGCGGATAACTTCTTCGTCGCCCTGCTCCCACTGCTGCAGCATGGTTTGCGCCGCCAGCATCAGCGGAGCCTGCTTCTTGGCCACATCAGTAGCCACGCCTTCGGCTTCCAGCTGCTTTATCTCCTCGCGGTAGTGCTTCTCAAACAGCACGTAGTACTTGCCCGCCAGATGGTCGCCCTTGATACCGGCCGATTGCGGGGTTTCGCCGTGCCCAAAGCGCTGGTAAGCCAGCATCGACTTGCAGATGTGGATGCCCCGGTCATTGACCAGGTTGGCTTTAGTAACGGTGGCGCCGGTGGCCTTCAGAATCTCGGCCACGGAGTAGCCCAGGAAGTTGTTGCGCAGGTGGCCCAGGTGCAGGGGCTTGTTGGTGTTGGGCGAGGAATACTCCACCACCACATCCTGCGGGCCGCCAGTGGGTACCGGCGCGCCATCGGGCTGCTGGCGGAGCTGCTCGAACAGGGCCAGCCACTGGGCATCGGCAATTTCCAGGTTCAGAAAGCCTTTCACCACGTTAAAGCCTTTCACCTTGGGCTCATTGGCCACCAGCCACTCGCCCAGCGCCTGCCCAATTTGCTCGGGGCCCTTGCCCAGAGTTTTGGTCAGCGGGAAAGTTACCAGCGTGAACGAGCCGGCAAATTCCTTGCGGGTAGGCTGAATGGTGAGTTGGTCCGGCGCTACCGAAGCCCCAAAGGCTTGCTGAATGGCGGTGCTGAGAGCGGCTTTAATCGACTGTTCGAGTTGTTGCACGGGGTGCGGAATAAAGGAACCGACCCATCGGCTCCGGAGTGGACAGCGTAAGTATGAAGCAACAAAAGTAGCGGAACCCACGCCGGGGACCAACTGGCCAGGCAATGAACCGGCGTGGGAAGCCAGATTATGGACTTTGGTGCTCCCTTAACCGTGTCCTGCTTAATTTTTGAAGAACGTCCTGTCGAGCGCAGTCGAGACAACTCGCTAGTGTGGTACTTACTGCCAGTGCAACGAAGCGGTAGAGATGCTTCGGCCAGCTCAGCATGACAATACTACCACAACATCAGCACGCGAGATGTCTCGACTGCGCTCGACAGGACAGTCTTTTAGAAGCTCGACCGGAAGGGCTTTATCAGCCTTAGCGGCTCGTCACTTCCTCCATGCGGAGGCGATTCTGGATAGCATCGGTAGCGGCTTCCAGAATATCGAAGGCATTGGTGGCCATGGTGTTTTCGGAGTCCAGGGTAGGGTTGATTTCCACCATTTCAAAGCACACCACCCGGTCATTTTCCAGCAGGGCGCGGCACAGGCTAATGGCTTCTTCCACGTTCAGGCCATCTACTACGGGCGTGCCGGTGCCTTTACTGAAGCGTGAATCCAGGGAGTCTACATCAAAACTGATGTACACCATGTCGCAGAAGCGCAGCCGCTCATAGATTTCGCGGGCTATACGACGGGTGCCTTTAGCTTTTACCTCGTCCAGCTTATAGTTTTTGATGCCCAAGCGCTCAATAATGGCGTTTTCCTCAGCCTCCGTATCGCGCACCACCACGTACACCAGGTGGTCGGCAGTGATTTTGGGGCCGGGCTCGCCCAGATCTTTGAGGCGCTTCCAGAAGAACTCGGTTTCCGGCTCAATGACATTGCGCTGGCACTCCAGGTTGTCGTCGCCCAGGCTAATGGCCAGCGGCATGCCATGCATGTTGCCGGAAGGCGTGGTGTAGGGGGAGTGAATATCGGCGTGGGCATCAACCCAGACTACGCCCAGCGTTTTGTGCGGATAAGCCGCTTTAATGCCCGCAATAGTGGCGGCGGCGCTGCTATGGTCGCCGGCCAGCACCAGCGGGAATTCCCCGAAGCGCAGGGTTTGCTCCACCGTGTTGGCAATGCCTTTTTGCACGGTATAAATAGAATCGATGTGCTTAGCCTTCGGAAAGTGGTTTTTGTCGAAGAGCACGTGGTTCAGATCCGGGATGGCCACGGAGTTGAACCGGCGAAAGTAATCGGACCCCTTGTTGAGGCAGGCCACTTTGAGGGCATCTACCCCCAGGCTGGCGCCACGGGTACCGGCTCCCAGTTCGGAGCGTACTTCCAGAAGCTTTATGCGTCGCATATTACATGGGCAGGAAAAGGGTTTAGAGTGGTTTTAATGCTTGCCGATTGAGCGGGTGGGAATTCCTCTCAGGCTTGACGCGCGCGGGCCTTCCGGCGCAACCAACGAACAAAGCACAACCAAAACCCCGCGGGCGGGGTATCTTTGCCCACGCAAGTTCGGCAAAAGCTGTCATGTTAAGAAATAGTCAAGCTGAACATTAATGCTTCCTATTTTTTATCTGTCAGCCGAAGCAGGCGAAAGACTTTTAATGGCTGGTTTTACCACCAGGTATTAACCGCTCCGGCGCGCTAAAGTCCTCCGCTCGCAGGCTGACAGACACCACTTACTCAACGCCTCTTTCCTTCCCTCCTTCCCTGAATGGATACTTATCACGACCTCATCAGCCAGACCTTTGACTGGCCCACCCCCGAGTTTCATGTGGAAAGCAACGAGCTGCGCTTCCACGACATTGACCTGATGGCCCTGATTGAGAAGCACGGCACCCCGCTGCGCCTCACGTATCTGCCC
The Hymenobacter sp. DG25B genome window above contains:
- a CDS encoding 1,4-dihydroxy-2-naphthoate polyprenyltransferase: MSSSASISPAQAWVSAFRPRTLPLALASIFMGSFLAKSVGSFSWLVLALAALTTILLQILSNLANDYGDSQNGADSVHREGPQRAVQSGTITPQQMKRGMAVFGAASLVAGVALLWVALGTAGAWVFLAFFVMGLSAIWAAVNYTAGSRPYGYAGLGDLSVFIFFGLVGVCGTYYLHTRTLPLAVLLPAAALGCFATAVLNVNNIRDIRSDELAGKITVPVRLGPVRARRYHWLLLLLGFSCAVLFVAFTYHSPWQWLFLLSLPLFFFNARQVWLRQESMQLDPLLKQMAMSTLAFTLLFGLGQIL
- a CDS encoding glutathione peroxidase, which gives rise to MKAFFLVVLGGMAACGFSSSTASKTATTAPATMTEATAQGTVYDYTVKDINGKDVSLSQYKGKKLLIVNTASECGYTPQYKELEELNKKYGDRVTVLGFPANNFGGQEPGTNQEIATFCEKNYGVTFPLFSKVSVKGIDTDPLFKYLADKSKNGAVGEAPTWNFCKYLVDEQGHVLKFYPSKVKPMSEELVADILK
- a CDS encoding TIGR00730 family Rossman fold protein, with the translated sequence MKSVAVYCGASSGFNEIYRQQADLMGKELVRRGITLVYGGGRVGLMGAVADSVIRNGGKSIGVIPDFLADKELAHMGLTELHVVKSMHERKLLMADLAEGFIAMPGGFGTLEELFEVLTWGQLGLHQKPSGVFNVQGFYNHQLQFLDKMVDEGFLRPENRAQLQQDDTPAGLIDKMLAYQPTNLEKWLTVPRT
- the argS gene encoding arginine--tRNA ligase; translation: MQQLEQSIKAALSTAIQQAFGASVAPDQLTIQPTRKEFAGSFTLVTFPLTKTLGKGPEQIGQALGEWLVANEPKVKGFNVVKGFLNLEIADAQWLALFEQLRQQPDGAPVPTGGPQDVVVEYSSPNTNKPLHLGHLRNNFLGYSVAEILKATGATVTKANLVNDRGIHICKSMLAYQRFGHGETPQSAGIKGDHLAGKYYVLFEKHYREEIKQLEAEGVATDVAKKQAPLMLAAQTMLQQWEQGDEEVIRLWKQMNGWVYEGFDETYKSIGVDFDQYYYESETYLLGKERVEEGLQKGVFFRKEDGSVWVDLKEEGLDEKLLLRADGTSVYITQDLGTAELKYQDYHYDLSVYVIADEQNYHMQVLKAVLHKLGKPYAEAIHHLSYGMVDLPSGKMKSREGTVVDADELVREVVEAAKAATLEKGKTEGLTEEQAEQLYHMLGLGALKYYLLKVDPKKRMLFNPEESVSLEGHTGPFIQYSHARISAIRRKALEQGVSESTDLSTLSSLHETEQEMVQELGRYAAVVAEAARNFSPAVVAQYAYDIAKAYNRFYTEVPIFVESDPVKKAFRVALSAQTARTIKASMGLLGIAVPERM
- a CDS encoding arginase, with translation MRRIKLLEVRSELGAGTRGASLGVDALKVACLNKGSDYFRRFNSVAIPDLNHVLFDKNHFPKAKHIDSIYTVQKGIANTVEQTLRFGEFPLVLAGDHSSAAATIAGIKAAYPHKTLGVVWVDAHADIHSPYTTPSGNMHGMPLAISLGDDNLECQRNVIEPETEFFWKRLKDLGEPGPKITADHLVYVVVRDTEAEENAIIERLGIKNYKLDEVKAKGTRRIAREIYERLRFCDMVYISFDVDSLDSRFSKGTGTPVVDGLNVEEAISLCRALLENDRVVCFEMVEINPTLDSENTMATNAFDILEAATDAIQNRLRMEEVTSR